Part of the Paenibacillus guangzhouensis genome is shown below.
CTTGAAGTACACGAAGTGTCTCTTCAACGCTGCGGCCTACATCGTTGTGGTTAACCACTTGGTATTTCAATTCGCCATCTGGATCGATGATGAACAAGCCGCGAAGCGCGATACCTTCTTCTTCGATCAATACGCCGTAGTCACGAGCAACGTTCTTCGTGATGTCGGAAGCAAGTGGGAAGTTGATTTGACCCAAACCGCCAGCTTCTTTTGGAGCGTTGATCCATGCTTTGTGGCTGTGTACGGAGTCGATACTTACACCTAGAATTTCTGTGTTCAATTTCTTGAACTCAGGAGCTGCGTCGCTAAGTGCTGTAATTTCAGTTGGGCACACGAATGTGAAGTCAAGTGGGTAGAAGAAGAATACTAACCATTTGCCACGGTAGTCATTCAGTGATGCTGCTCCGAATTTTTGTCCATCTCCTGTTGCTGTCTCCATGTTAAACTCTGGAGCTGGTCTTCCAACTAAGCGTTCTGCCATGATAAAAATC
Proteins encoded:
- a CDS encoding peroxiredoxin, which produces MAERLVGRPAPEFNMETATGDGQKFGAASLNDYRGKWLVFFFYPLDFTFVCPTEITALSDAAPEFKKLNTEILGVSIDSVHSHKAWINAPKEAGGLGQINFPLASDITKNVARDYGVLIEEEGIALRGLFIIDPDGELKYQVVNHNDVGRSVEETLRVLQALQSGGLCPINWKPGDKNL